In one window of Chryseobacterium sp. JV274 DNA:
- a CDS encoding TlpA family protein disulfide reductase, which produces MKKFITNIVAISSLLLAAQQLSAQKVVVNREVETQKDGKMLLGNQLKEQFLKAPYADWYVKEHDEYALDQKAVSELKKEKIGTYDIIVFMGTWCEDSHRDFPRLMKILEAVNYPENKLNIIAVNRKKESPTGDESLYNLQKVPTVILKRYGKEIGRIVEMPTTGYIERDLVQILKKNDSSVIKEIFK; this is translated from the coding sequence ATGAAAAAATTTATTACCAATATTGTTGCCATTTCAAGCTTACTTTTAGCTGCACAACAGCTTAGCGCTCAAAAAGTAGTCGTAAACCGCGAGGTTGAAACTCAGAAAGACGGCAAAATGCTTTTAGGAAACCAACTGAAAGAGCAGTTTTTAAAAGCTCCTTATGCAGATTGGTATGTAAAGGAACATGATGAATATGCTCTTGACCAAAAAGCAGTCAGTGAATTGAAAAAAGAGAAAATCGGCACCTATGACATTATTGTTTTTATGGGAACATGGTGTGAAGACAGCCACAGAGATTTTCCAAGACTGATGAAAATATTGGAGGCCGTAAACTATCCGGAAAATAAATTAAACATTATTGCCGTAAACCGTAAGAAAGAATCTCCTACCGGGGATGAAAGTCTTTATAATCTTCAAAAAGTCCCTACCGTTATCCTGAAAAGATACGGAAAAGAGATTGGAAGAATTGTAGAAATGCCTACTACAGGCTATATTGAAAGAGATTTGGTTCAAATCCTTAAAAAGAACGATTCCTCTGTTATTAAAGAAATTTTTAAATAG
- a CDS encoding nucleoside triphosphate pyrophosphohydrolase family protein, with product MDKIDSLNQVAEFHTTFKAPILDTPQIPSPERCNLRVELLQEELNELKQAIADNNIVEIADALCDLQYVLSGAVLEFGLGSKFVELFNEVQRSNMSKACDNEEQAKETVEFYKEKEVESFYEKSGEKFNVYRQADHKVLKNKYYSPADLKSIIEK from the coding sequence ATGGATAAAATTGATAGTCTGAACCAAGTAGCAGAATTCCATACTACTTTCAAAGCCCCTATTTTAGATACTCCGCAAATTCCTTCTCCGGAAAGATGCAATCTGAGAGTAGAACTTTTACAGGAAGAATTGAACGAACTGAAACAGGCAATTGCTGATAATAATATTGTAGAAATTGCAGATGCATTGTGTGATCTTCAGTATGTTTTGAGTGGTGCTGTGCTGGAATTCGGACTTGGCAGCAAATTTGTAGAGCTATTCAACGAAGTTCAGCGTTCCAATATGTCGAAAGCGTGTGATAATGAAGAGCAGGCAAAGGAAACCGTTGAATTCTACAAAGAGAAGGAAGTAGAATCTTTTTATGAAAAGTCCGGAGAAAAATTTAACGTTTACAGACAGGCGGATCATAAAGTATTAAAAAACAAATACTACTCTCCTGCTGATTTAAAATCAATTATCGAGAAATAA